Below is a genomic region from Pseudochaenichthys georgianus chromosome 13, fPseGeo1.2, whole genome shotgun sequence.
CTTTTCCTTGGAAGCTACCACATAATGTTGCTTTTGTATTCCAATGTTGACATGAAACGATGTCCTTCAGTGTGTCTTATAAGGAGGAGTCTGCatagtgcaataacaataagccAACTGAGAGAAAATATCATTTTGGGTGCACACTTTTAGAAAACTCATATTTTATAGTGTGTATAATGAGTGTTGATCAGACCAAACAAGTTTTACTCAGGACCTTCACCTCTGAATCCACATCAGCTTCATTATGTTCAACATTTTGAGAACAAAACAAttacacaaatgaatgtaaacaaTATTCTATCAAGGAATTGTTAATGAAAATTCGAATATCATCAGGTAAGAAAAATCAAACTACCTGGGACACATCACTGAAAACAGTTGATAAATGCAACTTTTCtttacaaatgtaaaaacaagTTAGTTACATTGTTTCCATTTCGACCACAGCTGAATGTTCCTCCTTCCGTAAAAGCCATTACGACAACACTAATACCTTTGCATCTGAAATACACAACACGCATCacacatacacatttagaaagatAAGTGTGTGTACTGACCCTGACATCCAGTCCCAGTGTGTGTCTGCAGTGCTCTCTAAGTTTTGgaaacacactctctctcagagCTCTGCGCTCCACCACGCTATCTGTACAGAgcataaacacaaacaacatCTGTTCACAACAACCTTCAGAAACATAACAACACATTCATGCATTGGTTTATTTTCATACCTTCAGGGTTGGAGCACAGATAGAGTTTCACACAGGTGGAATTTGAAGGTGACCAGTCCATTTGTTTTTGAGAAAGAGTTGGGAAGTTGCTAAAATAAAGCAAAAACTTCTGGCATGAACATGTTCAATGGCCCACATAAAAGTGAACATTTGCTGCTTTGCTGCTCTGCGCTGTTGTTTCCCTTCTACTTCCCGCCCCACTCCAGAAACTCTGGCCTCGGgtgtttataaagtgtgttatcATGATCACACCCACCTCCAGAGACtgaacgcacgcacacacacacacacgtgacaCGACAGgtgcataaacacacacgctACACATTAGTTACAGGAAGGCAAACCATTACAAACAACCACAACAGAAATAAAAGAAGTGATCACAAAAAACAACtttcaatatttttttattaattaacatTTGTACACAATAAATACaaactttatttttttgtacagcCAATAATAATATGCAGAAAGACTTTTGCACCTGCATATTATTGTCACCATGGCAACAGTCTGAAGAGAGAAGGCCAGTTGCTCCACCACGTCGTTTAAAACAGCAGCTGTGCAGCTGCGCCAAATCGAAGGATGAAACATAAAATAATTATATaatacataaaaaacaaaaacaggctCATAACAAATAACTCAACACTGTAGTGGACCAACGGGACTGTCAAAAAGGGAACATCATCCTGATCAAAGGGGTAACTGGCAACGGAAGTCATACATTTTGTATTTGATAGAAAGACTGATTGAGCTTTTATTGTGTGAAGTTCTGCGAGAGGTTGCCGTAAACCAAACATTTCAAACAAAGTTagaaaactattttaaatgAGAGCTGAAGGAGAAGCTTGACCACAGTCACGAGTCGAAGCCAGTTCCTACAACATCAGTGGAGCACTAACTTATTCCAGAGGTGTGGATGCTGTAGAAAATGTTGTTTCTAGTTCTGTCTTGATTTCTGGCATCAACTTTCTCAATCCAACATAATTCCACTTTGCAAATGGGAAACCAATCAGATTGAGCACAGATCagaacgttttttgttttgacaTCTTTCTGGAGCTGTCTCACAACAGGGTACAACTATATCTAATTGTTTCCAGCTGTGAGGAGGTCCCTTTAATAATGTGTTGCAATATGTAGCAATATTGTACATTAACACCACGCtggaaaagcaagcaaacttaAAGTCCATTCTGTCATTATTAATCTGATGTATTCAATGTGAACGCTCTATCAAACCGCGAGTGTATAATAAATATGGAGGAAGGAACTGGAATCTTCAGAGTCAAACACAGATCCGATGCTCTCCTCTTCAACAAGCACACGCAAATGGGTCCTCTTTAAGTCCATCAAACCACATTCTCTCAAAGTATCAAACATCACTTACTATGATCGTGTCGATTTTTTCTTCTAAGTTTAGAAAAACACCAAATTACATTTCCCACAAtattctctctgtctctttggAAGAgtggagaatatatatataaaagagtCGTCAGTCACACTGAAATAAAAAGGATTCACCACAGAATCAGAATGAAGAGAAGTACTCTGATTTCTGTATTAAACTGCAGTGATTCATCAGAGTCTCTCCATTCATGCTGATACTGTGTTAAGATACTGCTACTGTCCAGGgaaggtacaaataaataaaagtgctACGCTGCCCTTTAGGCAAGGGGTTTTAAAGGCTTGAAGGGTATTTAAGGGGGAAGATTGTTTACTTTAAgtaaagaaaacacaacagaattGTACTTGGCTCCATTTGAATGTCGTTTGCTAGTTCTGTCCATTATGGgcaatgtatttgtattgtttcaATTTCTACCACCTTTTATCAACCAAAAATAAAGATGATACCAAGTTGGAAATGTTAAAGGTCCATTTgttgttatggatgttcttccTGCTGCTTTGTAGCACGCCAACAGAACAAATAATACCTGTGAATGTATTGCGTGTTATCAATGGACAAAATCAACATGAGAGGAGGTATGATCTGTAGGGATAAAACCTTTACAGTTCATTCTGTGATTAATAATAACGCCTGACCTAAACATGATCAGTGCCTATATCATCTCAAAAAATATCTTTGTCACCACACAGTGAATGCCAACGTGTCTGTGCTTTCGAACACATCATCAGCCTCCTCCTAAAGCAACCAGTGATATAAGCCCACTGATGCTCACAGAATGAAAGATATAGCAATGTGTGCGTAATATAATGTAACTTGATGTGTGTATATGATAGCCATCAATTCACACTGACTGCAAATGGGCAAAACTGACATTagaggaaagagaaagaaaggaaGGAAGGGCGGGAAGAGAGGTGGAGCAGAGAGGAGGATCCAGCCTCCCTTTTCTCTCTTGCTCCTTCATCCCCTTAACCCCTCCTACTCTCTTATCTCTCCTTCATACTGTATTTACAATGCCCTTTCGGTATAAAATGAGGATAAAACTTCCACTACAAATCAGACATGGTATTCCATCAGCTCAGTTAGTCTATATGAAACGCTGTGCATAACATTCCTAAGACAACAGTAATGTACTGTACTAATACACATTGAATACGTATGATGATAAGGATTATATATGGTGAGGGAAGGGCTGGCGAGGGGGGGACACTGCGTCCACACACCACCCAGTTTCTCTGTCCATTTACTTCAACCCCAACTTCAATCCCAATCATGACACGTTTGGCAAGTTTTATTGGTATTCCCTCTCATCAAGCTTACTCTACATTGAGCACAGTGGaaataattgttattttatGCTGTCATCCTCAACATTTTGGCGCTGTCTGTGACTTTACTTCTGATACAATTCCAAATCTTAAAGTTTCATactttagctagctagctttgtTGCAACTTCTTTACTAACATGCTTTAGCTACAGTTAGAAGGGTGTGTATACTGTGATGTTAAGACACATGGAGTAAACTATTCGCTTCAGCTACAGAAGGTGGTTAGCTTTGCTAACCATTTAGGCTAGGTTGCCACACAGTCGATCTCTTTTGCTCCAATATAAGCAATTTTCATGTTTTACATTTAATAACCTtgtacatttctttaaataatcaATTTTAATTTAGAACTAAGTAAACCTGGCACTTTGTGTTCAGTTCTAAGTTTGACTAGTTTATAACCCTTTACTACATGTTGTCACTTCAGGGCTCTGTAACTTTTCACAGGTTTGATTATTATTTGTAAGCAGTCAGCGAAAAATGGGAGATTTCTCAAATGTAGCAGAATGATCATCCTGTACAGAGAGATGACCAGTACAATGTCTTGAAGTTAACCTAACAAGATGAAAGAAAAACTTGCCAAACCTATCATTCCTTTCCCCTCCCACCCCCCCGTCTCTAAACATTCGTCCTCCTCTTCAGTGTGCTCTGGTCTGCTGTCCGATGAGGTAAAGTTTTAAGGCAAGAATGAAAGGACAGGGGAGGGTTGAGAGGCGCGTGGGGGCGGCTGGAGCTGCACTTCATTAGGAAGCTAATACGTAGATTATTCAATTGGACCCTCTGCCTCCATCCATCTCTGTGCTCTCCTCCTCAACTTGAGTATGAGAGATGTGGAAAGTATGGAGGGTGGGCGTCAGATGTGGTTCAGTTCAGTTTACTTCACATTGTGTTGTTTGAGCTGAATTCAGTTCAGAGCAGTTTAGTTCCCCAGCCTCTAGGATGCGTCTGTCTGTCGTCTGTTTTCATTTCTTTCTGCCAGCCATCTTAACTATCTGTCACACCAGCGTGATCTCCACCTCCTCCGTCTTCTCACTCTTCTCTTGCGGTCGACGGGGGTGCTGTTTGGGTGGAGGAGGAGCAGCACGCACCTGCAGGGGTGAAGGAAAACATAATATATGTAAGATGGCCTACTTTTTGTTTGTATGGCAAACAGCTTTATGTTCATGCCTGCTCTGGGACACCGTATCTCTCCCAAAGACTTTTAGGGACTTGAAAAAATAAAACTCAGTAGTCTGACTGGAAATAATAATTGGGATTCAGAGTcagttaaataaacactttgacTAATACAGAGCTACTATCTATTACTTTCCTTATTGAAAAATTGAAGTAATCTGTAAAATGTAACACTATAGAGGCAAATACTATCAGTATCGAAACCCAAAGATAATTAGTTTACTGTCACACAATATACAAATATTGACagcaaagtaaaaaaaaaaggtacagAACACTTGAATAAGTTGTATACTAACAGGTCGTAGTTTGCTTGGGCCTCCATCAGGGGTAAATCGCAGTGGCTGAGGAAATCCTGGAGACACTGGACTTTTGCCAGATTTTTGATCTAGAGAGAGGAGAAATATTTCTTAAACAAAAGATCTCACACTAAAAAGCCACAATGgcctgtgtgtttgcgtgtgtgtgtgtgtgtgtgtgcgtgtgtgtgtgtcttactgTTGTTGGGCAGCGGTCCTTTGTGTGACGAGGAGGGCGGAGGAGGCTTGTGCTCCCCGTTAAGTGCGGTGGAAGGTGAGCGTGGGAGAGGCGGCGGGGTGGAGTTTTCTGGACTGGTGAAAGGGCTGATGGGAGGTTGTTCATACAGCGGGAGGGGTGGCAGAGAACATGGCAACTTCTCAGAAGGAGAAATCTGAAGAAAGAGACAGAAATAAAGAAATTCATACATTTGCTGAGAATTGCTGCATACTTGCGATCCTACCCAATGCTCCCTAATCCCTATCACTACATACATTATATCAAACTGAGAGCACAGACTggataaagtaaaacattttgaaacacagccaaaataatctttaaagaaaatggcaAAGTAACTAGCTGAAActgaaaaaaaggacactggAAATGGTAATAAGTATTAGGAGAATTATCTTTTTCCCAAAATGTCAGTTGAGCCTTAGCCTGATGGTGGTGGTAAAAACACAATTTGTtcatgtaataaataaataaatagggctaatgtgttttatttgtttaattataTATCAAGCAGAAAGGTGTTACAGTAAAATGCATTCATTTGGAGTCGTGTTTATGGCAACCTGATAAAAGCTTTAATACTCACTTTATGTTTTACTCTATTGTTGGCCTCCATCAACTCCTGAGGGAAATAAGTTCAGTTAAGTGCAGTTGTTTTAAAGCCTTTTCATTTCAAAACAGCACCTAAAGATAATGGCAAGCAAGAAGTGAGAGTTGCAGGGTGTTAAACCatagctatatatatatatatatatatatatataatatctagATCAGGGAAACTGCAGAGCCAGGTACTAAACCCTTATTGGTTTTGTCACTAGAAGCAAACCCTTTCACAACAGTGGTTTAACGTAATACAACAGTATTGATTAAAACAAATGCCGGTTAACTAAATTGAAGTATGAGCTTCCACTTATTACAACAAATCTGCTTCCGCGGAAGTATTATTCAGTAACTTATAGATTGTTTTACTTATCTTCCCCACacaccacttaaatcatgtttagAGTTGCTGCGGAGTGTGTTATGTCTACAGTATTTTCGGAAAGGGAGAGGCTGTATGCTTCCTGTAGCTGAACCTCTAATAGGGCTCCGCCACAGATAAGACATCTTCCTGTGATTGCAGTGCAGGATTTTCTCAGAGCGCTCCAGCAACACCGCAGTTCTGATCCACTGTTTGTGAACTCTGCCCTGCTGATAAATCTACTGGACAAAAGCCAggaagggaggggaggggggggggaagtggCCCAGTAGACTCCACTATATGCTTTGGGCCCTGAGGAAAGACTGATAAGACCACGTTTTCAGCTCCTGCAGAGTGATGGATGAATCTAGAGCTGAGTGGTACTTAAGGGGGAGTATGTCCCTGACTAATTGTTTACATACCTGTATGTCACCAGGCCCTCCTCCACTGGTCTCCCCATTCTCAGTGAGATCTTCTACCAGCACGGAGGGGAAGACACCCACCCGTCCGTTGATCTCCCCCTCCCAGAAGCCATCGTCCGTCTGAGTGTCGCGGTTCAACAGACGAATCACAGCTCCCTCCGAAAAGGAGAGTTCCTCGTCTGCCTGGCCATCATAATCATAAAGTGCGCGGACAAAAATGACTgtggagagaaagggagacagagagaaaaagtTATAAGATATACAGAAGGAATAATTATTCTTGGGGAAATGTTGTTCCTTGCTTGCCTGCCCCTCATTTTCATAAAGAGAATGGTACACAGTGCTGGAGAGAGGGAGATACAGAGAAGACAGAAAGAAATAATCATTTGGTGTCAGTTTCCCAATGTATTCAGGTAGAGCAGACACATGGCATTCGATTGGCAGAGTAGAAGAAAGAATGTTTGCATAGAAAGCAGGTGAGAAAGGAAGAATACATTATAAATACAATCTTTATCAAATGTTATGGAGTTTTGCAAAAGATGGTGTTGTCGAAaggagaaaaacatttccccttGTTTTGTTGTCTTTTCGACCAATTTGAATTAACTTCCTTACTCTTGTCTCTGTTCCAGTGAGTCGTGAAATGGAAGCAACCAAAAACAATGATCAAAATAGAAATggttgaagaaaaaaatcaggAGGGACGAAGCTTGTGACACCTGACATAGGTTAGTACTGTTTTATGGAAAGTGTTTACTTAACTGTGGCTTATGTAGCCTTCAGGGTTTGAATTTACACTTCTACTTCACTTCTTCTTTTACACAACCAACACTTGCCTATTCTAATAACGCTCTGCTTCACAAAAGGACTGTTTTTTATTATTCCAAGCAACTCCAGTGGAGCAGAACACAGGAAAATGTTTTAATTAGTGGTGcataataacctaattataAGAACAAAAAAGCAAATGAACACTGGTACAACCGGAATTACCTTGTATACTGAAATTCCTGGCATGCGGTTTAATTATGTCAACTGATAATGTACCATCACTCGGTTTACAGCGGACTTACTGTTAGTGTCTCCATTGATGCAGCCCGAGTGCAGCTCTGGCTCGGTGGAATTGGACGAGGTGTGGGATCGAGCATCGAGAGTCGCCAGAGACTGGAGCATGCTGAGCAAACTGTTGGAGGTCGGGAACTGCAGGTATTTCTCCGGGACATAGCCAATGAGACCGGTCTTATTGCGAGCCTGGAAACAAACAAGGAACACGGAACAAAGACAACATTAAAACATGCATGGCAGGAGAAATACGAGCACCAAGAAACCATGCTAGGTTGTGAAACCAAACAGGACAACACAGAGCTTATAAAGAATGCTTAGGTTGTTGTAGCTGTTTACATAATGTGATTGCATCATTTGTGTCAGTGTGTGCATTTGTGTACCTTGACCCAGTCCTCCATGTCGCCATCCTCTATGACCTCCAACATCTCCTGCTCATCAATAGTTAACTCATCCGGCTGAGAGGCCTGTGGGGAAGACACAACGACAGGGTTAAAGACAGAAAGAacatgtatacagtacagttaGAAAAAACATGCTACAATAAACCCATGGTTAATAGTTATGTGTACTTGTCTGCATCttacatgcatatactgtaTAGATGCACGTGATTGTGTATGATTCTGTGTGTAGTGGTTGAACAGATAGCTGCAGACATTTGATACGTGTAGTTGTGTGACCGTGTACCTGCAGAgggtaactgtgtgtgtgtgtgtgtgtgtgtgtgtgtgtgtgtgtgtgtgtgtgtgtgtgtgtgtgtttaccttgTATGAGTACAGGACTTTGCAGGTTAGCGGGTAGTTTCGTAGAGTCCCTGAAGGACTGGAGCTGCTGTCGTCAAAAACCTCCATGTTCTCTTCacactcctctccctcctcacgCTCCAAATCGACTGTGCCctttaaaacacaaacacagccaGATAAAGTCAAACACCTCTGATAACTACAAGGACAAATAAGGAAAGCACTGCTCACTTTTTAAGCTCCAGAGTCAAAAAAGACTACACATAAAGTTGTCCAATATTAACAATAATACCTTTTTCAAACATTTAAAGTTTGGCTAGATAGACGCACTTCTACAAATATAAGGAACATTTTGTCCAGCCTTCATGCTCCTGCTTTATGTCCTGGTGTGACGCTCAGCAAGGTgacttgttttgtttgtctatcttTGCACGTGCTCAGTTCACCAGTTGCAAAGTCTGTCCATCTAACAACGACTTTCACCTTTTCCCAGGCTCGTGTCACAACTTCATCTTTACAGAGCTTACCTTGTTTCTTCCTGCCTGGGTTTCTCTGTCCCGCTCAGTGTGGATGCTACAGCTTTTAGACTCAGGTGTCGAGGGACTAACGCTTCATATGATACAGCACCTCCCTCTTTTGTTCCATGACAATTTCACTGGCTCATATGAAGGTCATGTGATCTAGCTAGTGGaaagatccatcacacacagccAGCTGGTCATaacaatagtgtgtgtgtgtgtgtgtgtgtgtgtgtgtgtgtgtgtgtgtgtgtgtgtgtgtgtgtgtgtgtgtgtgtgtgtgtgtgtgtgtgtgtgtgtgcgcgtgcttaTCCATTCCCAAGTCATTATGTTTAGTCATCAAATTTCTGTTGACACAATAAACTCTACACTGGTGCAGAACCAAACAGATGTGTGTTTTGTATATGAGTTAGTCTCCATAATAATCTATTCCCTTCCTGAATTTTAATACACACTTTTCCTAAGCTTGTCCTTAAGTTTGTTGGTTTACGTCAATCTTATAAACTTGACTGCATTTATTTAAAAGTCCGCTGTGCAGCTTTAGGGCCATTCCATTTCATCCCTGAGGTAAAAGGACCAGCATGTATTTCCGTAGTAACCCAATAAAGTGTCCCCTTAAGTATATCCCAGTGTGTATAGCAATACAGCTGAGACGAAGACGAATGGATGATTTCATGGTTCCTGGAGCGCATGACTGAGAAAGGGATATTGAAATGAATGCAGAGTCTGCTTGATGGAATTGAGAGTTCATGGCTTACAGTATATCAGAGTGGTATTAATAAAGTTGAGTGGaatgaagagagggaggaggggaaGTGCCTGCTCCCCACTGTCATTGTTTTTCTTTGCTTTCCTCTGCAGATTGTTATTCACAAGCCATCCTCCCTTCTCTCTCTGACCAACAGTCACTTCTTGACCTCTCCTTATTGAGCAAACTATTGTTAACAATCCCTCCTACTGTTGTCTATTGCCTTTGTTGAGCCTTATCATTGTAAAACCTTGTTCTCTGCCGCTGTCGGGCTCTTGAGGCTCCATACGCTCCAAATAAAATCAATGGCTGTTGAACTGCTGACCCATGCCTGAATACTCAATATGCCGCCTGGTCTGCTTTTTTAATGACGCCCAGGCAAAATGGACGAGTTTTCAGCAAGTCTAGCTTCCAACGTATTCATCGTATAAATAGCGTGGGTTAAAGGATACTTTTAGCATGAACCTCTGCCAAGTAATTGAAAAATAATGTTTGTATCCGCCCAGCGATTTGGATATTCTCCAACATAAATGGGATGGATTCTTCTCTGGCCCATGCTTCATCATTTAACCCAGATTCATGAAAATTCCAGTAGTTTTCTACAATCCTGCTGACAAACAAACCAACACACTTAAAACATAACCTCCAGGGTGAAGGGAACTAGAACACAGAAATAATATCCAAAACCTAACTTCTTGCAGGGAATATCGAAGTGACCTTTGTTTTGGTCACCAGTTTGTCTgtgaacatttaaaaagtgtACTGTGGCCTTAAGGTACGCTCATCTATTTTCATTActgtttttcacatttcctCGTCTCTCTCACTTTGCATCCAATTTTACTTCAACATTATCACTCTGATGCTATCCCTGTCCTCACCTCTTCATCACACCTTTTTCTCGCAGCTGATTCCCCCACAttctctctcctccctcacTCATTTTCTCTCCAACACTCCCTCCCTTACTGCACAGCTCCTTCGATCCTCCCTTCTTTCTTTTTATCTCTTCCTAGATTTCCTTCACCTCAGAATTCCTCTCACTTTCTCACACTCTatattgtctctctctctctccctctggtgTTAGCTGCAAGCTGCAATATCATGTGAGCAGAATGTCAAGTGCTTCCAATGGAGCAGACTCATTATGTTCAATTCTcttgactgacacacacacacacacacacacacacacacacacacacacacacacacacacacacacacacacacacacacacacacacacacacacacacacacacacacacacacacacacacacacacacacacacacacacacacacacacacacacacacacacacacacacacacacacacacacacacacacacacacacacacacacacacacacacacacacacgtacgttGCTGAAATACACCAGTGGAGAGACAGAAGCACAAATGCAAAAACCTACTTTTAAATAAATATCCATAACTCAAGTGTATATCCAGTCAACCACACACAGGGACATGCTATATATGGCCAGTCACATACCGTTTGGCACTTTGAGACGTTCACAAcagatatatacacacacatcctcccCCCTTTCCCTCTTGGAAAAGCAGTCACTTTTACTGTaaaggattttttttaacatttagtaAAAGGTGCTTATTCAGCTAAATGAAAGATCAACACCGTCTTATGTCTGTACAGtttatatataaacatataaaGCTGTCACCAGCACCCGGTTAGCTTAGCAGCTAGCCTGGCTCTCTGTAATGCTAATAAACTCTACATACcagatcatctaaatgctcctAAATAAAGCATTAGATCTTGTTTGATAATGCGTACCAAAAAGAATGTGTttccagtctttgtgctaagctaagctagccaGCTCTCAGCTCTAGCAACAGACTGAAGATCTAACTTTCACAGAGAAAGCCAATACAGTACGTATATTTCTTAAAATGGCAAACTATTTGTTCATGGTTAAAGCAGTCCATCCCCATTACATGCAAAacataccaacacatgttcataATGTGGTGATCCTCAGGCTTCAGATCTGTACACAGTATATCTGGCCATTTAAGCTAGGGGTCATGACATGAAAAGTGCCTGTCGTGAGAGGGCTACATCAGTATTCCAATGGGCGAAGTGGGGCGTTTTAAGAGGCTGTAATGGTGTGACAGATGATTAGGCAGCGGTGCTGAGGTCAATTATTTTACAATTTACAAGATTCAGGAAGTGATTTGTCAGGAGAAGTCTTATAGCTGGGTGGGTTTCACTTATAATGAAACCGTAAAGAATGGAAAGTCTGGGATTATTAGGTACTGCCTTAgggtttaaaataaatgttctgAAAGTGCTGAATTGAAAAAGTAGAGAGATAACTACAGGTACACTATACAGTCATCGTGTTGTTCATTTGGAAGGTGATGAAGAAGCCACCATGCATGCAACACAAATCACTCACAGATGATATTATGTGGTGAACTTGTGCTATTCTACTTCTGATTTAGTGTCAGATGTGCACTTTACAGCCAAGTCAAAAAGTGCAGCACCCTTTTAAATGCTgatttaaataatgtattaatatGCATTTTTGAACCTGTAtactttataataataatactaaataAATCATAATGTTTCCTCCAATGTTTTCAAATTTCATTAAAGTTATTTTGTCTTGGCTGGAAAGCTGCAACGTACGCAGAGTGAGGGGAGGCGTCTCACCGAAAGTGAGGGATCGTGGGAAGTGTAGGTGGCCCAACGTTCATTCTCCAGCTCCTCCATCACCTACAGCATGCACAGAGagagtggaggggggggggggtttactgTATATACGTTCTGTAGGCAGGCAACACACATACTCTACTACACAAAATGAGATGTATGTGTGAAAGGATTTAAATGCACACTCACTCCAGTGGTCGTATGTATGAACGCACTCACAAACATGTATCAAACAATGTTTTACACTTTCCTGCAGAAACTCTAATCAGGTAACTGGATTACTAAAAATCATCAATGCAAATTCTTTGCATTTTGCACAGTCGGAAATATGCCTGAAAATGATTAATGATTCTTATTTTCTCTGTATATTTAGTATTGTTCCTAAATAAAGCCAAATCATTTATTAACCGATCACTCACTTAATTGATAACATAATTTAAAGAATACTCCGTTTTTGTTTTAATCGATAGCTGCAGCCCTTAAGAAaagccttacacacacacacacacacacacacacacacacacacacacacacacacacacacacacacacacacacacacacacacacacacacacacacacacccccccctacACTCGTCTTTCCTTCCTCACAAATGCTGACGAGAAAACTGATAGCCGACAGTTCCCTTCTTCAGAGAGGTGCagtcaatcacacacacacacacacacacacacacacacacacacacacacacacacacacacacacacacacacacacacacacacacacacacacacacacacacacacacacacacacacacacacacacacacacacacacacacacacacacacacacacacacacacacacacacacacacacacacacacacacacacacacacacacacacacacacacacacacacacacacatcgtaCCTGGTTCATGGCGCTCTTCAGCCAGGTATCCACGGCGACCCCCACTTGCCGCAGAAGGTCCAACCGAGCCTCAGCTTTTAACTTTATTGTCTTTGGAGAGAAAAGGATTTAGGTAAGTTAAGAGCATTCGATATATTACTGCCCTCCACAGTTTTTCTTGCATCAGTCTGAAAATCAAATGTGTCCCATTTTATTTCAAACAGGGACCTGATTTCTCTAATTATGGAGTAAACCTAACCCACCACTTGATGATCGAGAACCACGTCAAAAATCTTAAATCAAATCTTCAcggaaaacacattttttattttcctttctGCTTCATTACATCACATGCCAC
It encodes:
- the LOC117457302 gene encoding F-BAR and double SH3 domains protein 2-like isoform X6 — protein: MQPPPRKVKVTQELKNTHAEQMTRLHFKHQTECDLLEDMRTYSLKKGQLERDYAQALQKLASQYLKRDWPGINPDDQRTDYRNVYAVWRSYLEGTVQVSQSRLNVCDNYKIQVSEPAKTVRLYKEQQLKKTIDQLSGIQAELQESVKDLAKAKKKYYDCEQVAHAIREKADIEAKSKLGIFQSRISLQKASVKLKAKRSDCNSKATHARNDYLLTLAAANVHHDRYYHTDLLHCIQALDGRIYEHVKDYLVELSRTELEASQASHNTFQFLLDKSTRVIQEYNQQLFMQENPVFHKANDFQFQPSDCDTSRQLESETGTTEEHSLNKEARRWATRIAREHKNIIHYTRCLEECENHGLPPTEQGRLDLELKIDDTKENIRKAETIKLKAEARLDLLRQVGVAVDTWLKSAMNQVMEELENERWATYTSHDPSLSGTVDLEREEGEECEENMEVFDDSSSSPSGTLRNYPLTCKVLYSYKASQPDELTIDEQEMLEVIEDGDMEDWVKARNKTGLIGYVPEKYLQFPTSNSLLSMLQSLATLDARSHTSSNSTEPELHSGCINGDTNIIFVRALYDYDGQADEELSFSEGAVIRLLNRDTQTDDGFWEGEINGRVGVFPSVLVEDLTENGETSGGGPGDIQELMEANNRVKHKISPSEKLPCSLPPLPLYEQPPISPFTSPENSTPPPLPRSPSTALNGEHKPPPPSSSHKGPLPNNNQKSGKSPVSPGFPQPLRFTPDGGPSKLRPVRAAPPPPKQHPRRPQEKSEKTEEVEITLV
- the LOC117457302 gene encoding F-BAR and double SH3 domains protein 2-like isoform X4; this translates as MQPPPRKVKVTQELKNTHAEQMTRLHFKHQTECDLLEDMRTYSLKKGQLERDYAQALQKLASQYLKRDWPGINPDDQRTDYRNVYAVWRSYLEGTVQVSQSRLNVCDNYKIQVSEPAKTVRLYKEQQLKKTIDQLSGIQAELQESVKDLAKAKKKYYDCEQVAHAIREKADIEAKSKLGIFQSRISLQKASVKLKAKRSDCNSKATHARNDYLLTLAAANVHHDRYYHTDLLHCIQALDGRIYEHVKDYLVELSRTELEASQASHNTFQFLLDKSTRVIQEYNQQLFMQENPVFHKANDFQFQPSDCDTSRQLESETGTTEEHSLNKEARRWATRIAREHKNIIHYTRCLEECENHGLPPTEQGRLDLELKIDDTKENIRKAETIKLKAEARLDLLRQVGVAVDTWLKSAMNQVMEELENERWATYTSHDPSLSVRRLPSLCGTVDLEREEGEECEENMEVFDDSSSSPSGTLRNYPLTCKVLYSYKASQPDELTIDEQEMLEVIEDGDMEDWVKARNKTGLIGYVPEKYLQFPTSNSLLSMLQSLATLDARSHTSSNSTEPELHSGCINGDTNIIFVRALYDYDGQADEELSFSEGAVIRLLNRDTQTDDGFWEGEINGRVGVFPSVLVEDLTENGETSGGGPGDIQELMEANNRVKHKISPSEKLPCSLPPLPLYEQPPISPFTSPENSTPPPLPRSPSTALNGEHKPPPPSSSHKGPLPNNNQKSGKSPVSPGFPQPLRFTPDGGPSKLRPVRAAPPPPKQHPRRPQEKSEKTEEVEITLV